TCAGCCCTCTCAAGTTTAAGCAGAGCGAAACTTTGGAGTTCCATTGGTTAGTCGTCTCCGATAGATGAGATGCTGAAACAATCCCGATACCTATCGTGGACAGAATAACGTAGTGCATAATGACGTTAGGCTTTCTACACTACTATTTTCCCGTCCACAAACCTCGGCACGAAATTATATATATCAAGCTGCATACAGAAATCAATATCACGGTCTATGCCCATTCTTTCAAACCTTTGTGCATGTGCTGACTTTTTGATGAAGGAAGTGAGATCGCTTTGTGCAGTATTATATAATACGTGGGCAGCAATGCTGGCATCATCATTCATTTCAAAACCATTTTTATATAATAGTCCTGCCAAAGCCCCTGCAAACAGTGTGTCTTCCAAATTAAATTTATTTTTCCACCCTGCACAAAGTATAATAGTATCTTGTGCTTCTGCTACTAATTTATCTGCTACAGTCTGCAGATTTACAAACGCACCAATATATATATTAGCTGCAGCCAATGAGGCATGTATCGCTTGTGTACCATTGGTTGTAGTAATTGCTAAGGGTTTGTCTTTTATATCATCGCCCATAAAATCGAACGGGGAATTTCCCTTTTCAAAACCTTCCACTTTTTGGCCGTTACGCTCGCCCGCAGTTATATAGTTTTGTGGTTTATATAAAAAAGTTTCATATATACTTACCAGT
The sequence above is a segment of the Bacteroidota bacterium genome. Coding sequences within it:
- a CDS encoding 2-phosphosulfolactate phosphatase, which codes for MPQIETVYSPSLVEHYSLGGKTVVVVDILRATTSMCVAFAHGVQHIIPLVSIYETFLYKPQNYITAGERNGQKVEGFEKGNSPFDFMGDDIKDKPLAITTTNGTQAIHASLAAANIYIGAFVNLQTVADKLVAEAQDTIILCAGWKNKFNLEDTLFAGALAGLLYKNGFEMNDDASIAAHVLYNTAQSDLTSFIKKSAHAQRFERMGIDRDIDFCMQLDIYNFVPRFVDGKIVV